One genomic segment of Paraburkholderia aromaticivorans includes these proteins:
- a CDS encoding aspartate aminotransferase family protein, with protein sequence MSYRTEEVAYVQPAQPGANAQATQQQRSTAEYRALDAAHHIHPFSDMGALNRAGSRVIVKAQGVYLWDSDGNKVIDGMAGLWCVNVGYGRKELADAAYRQMMELPFYNTFFKTTHPPVIELSALLAELAPEPFNHFFYCNSGSEGNDTVLRIVHHYWATQGKHSKKFVISRKNGYHGSTIAGGTLGGMGYMHDQMPSKVENIVHIDQPYFFGEAEGNLTPEEFALARAQQLEAKILEIGADNVAAFIGEPFQGAGGVIFPASTYWPEIQRICRKYDILLVADEVIGGFGRTGEWFAHQHFGFEPDLITMAKGLTSGYVPMGAVGLHDRVAKAIIENGDFNHGLTYSGHPVAAAVAVANLKLLRDEKIVERVKTDTGPYFQKKLRDTFGAHPIIGEISGAGLVAGLQLAQDPKTRKRFANGGDVGTICRDFCFNGNLIMRATGDRMLLSPPLVINKLEIDEIVSKAKKAIDATAQQLGIS encoded by the coding sequence ATGAGCTACAGAACAGAAGAAGTCGCTTACGTGCAACCGGCGCAACCCGGCGCAAACGCACAAGCCACGCAACAGCAACGCAGCACCGCCGAATATCGCGCGCTCGACGCCGCGCACCACATTCATCCGTTTTCGGATATGGGCGCGCTCAATCGCGCGGGCAGCCGTGTGATCGTCAAGGCACAAGGCGTGTACCTGTGGGACTCGGACGGCAACAAGGTGATCGACGGCATGGCCGGCCTGTGGTGCGTGAACGTGGGTTATGGCCGCAAGGAACTGGCCGACGCCGCGTACCGGCAGATGATGGAACTGCCTTTCTACAACACCTTCTTCAAGACGACGCACCCGCCGGTGATCGAGCTGTCGGCGCTGCTCGCGGAGCTGGCGCCGGAACCGTTCAATCATTTCTTCTACTGCAACAGCGGTTCGGAAGGCAACGACACGGTGCTGCGCATCGTCCACCACTACTGGGCCACGCAGGGCAAACACTCGAAGAAATTCGTCATCTCGCGCAAGAACGGCTATCACGGTTCGACCATCGCGGGCGGCACGCTCGGCGGCATGGGCTACATGCACGACCAGATGCCCTCGAAAGTCGAGAACATCGTGCATATCGACCAGCCGTATTTCTTCGGTGAAGCAGAAGGCAATCTGACGCCGGAAGAGTTCGCTCTGGCTCGCGCGCAGCAACTGGAAGCGAAGATTCTCGAAATCGGTGCGGACAATGTCGCCGCATTCATCGGTGAGCCTTTCCAGGGAGCGGGCGGCGTGATCTTCCCGGCTTCGACGTACTGGCCGGAAATCCAGCGCATCTGCCGCAAGTACGACATTCTGCTCGTCGCCGATGAAGTGATCGGCGGCTTCGGCCGCACCGGCGAATGGTTCGCGCATCAGCACTTCGGTTTCGAGCCGGATCTGATCACGATGGCCAAGGGCCTGACGAGCGGCTACGTGCCGATGGGCGCGGTCGGCCTGCATGACCGCGTCGCCAAGGCGATCATCGAAAACGGCGACTTCAACCACGGGCTCACGTACTCCGGGCATCCGGTCGCCGCCGCCGTCGCGGTCGCGAACCTCAAGCTGCTGCGCGACGAGAAGATCGTCGAGCGCGTCAAAACCGATACGGGTCCGTACTTCCAGAAGAAGCTGCGCGACACGTTCGGCGCTCACCCGATCATCGGCGAAATCTCCGGTGCGGGTCTGGTGGCCGGCCTGCAACTCGCGCAAGACCCCAAGACACGCAAGCGTTTCGCCAATGGCGGCGATGTCGGCACGATCTGCCGCGACTTCTGCTTCAACGGCAATCTCATCATGCGCGCCACCGGCGACCGGATGCTGCTGTCGCCACCGCTGGTCATCAACAAGCTGGAAATCGACGAGATCGTCTCGAAGGCCAAAAAAGCCATCGACGCAACGGCACAACAACTCGGCATTTCGTAA
- a CDS encoding glutamine synthetase family protein codes for MHDIDEFLKKNRVTEIEAIIPDMAGIARGKIIPRSKFESGESMRLPQAVMIQTVTGDYPEDGTLTGVTDPDMVCVPDPSTIRMIPWAVDPTAQVIHDCVHFDGTPVAISPRRVLRRVLELYKAKGWKPVIAPELEFYLVDMNKDPDLPLQPPIGRTGRPETGRQAYSIEAVNEFDPLFEDIYEYCEVQELEVDTLIHEVGAAQMEINFMHGDPLKLADSVFLFKRTVREAALRHKMYATFMAKPMEGEPGSAMHMHQSLVDEETGHNLFTGADGKPTTLFTSYIAGLQKYTPALMPIFAPYINSYRRLSRFMAAPINVAWGYDNRTVGFRIPHSGPAARRIENRIPGVDCNPYLAIAATLAAGYLGMTQQLEATEPLLSDGYELPYQLPRNLEEGLTLMGACEPIAEVLGEKFVKAYLALKETEYEAFFRVISSWERRHLLLHV; via the coding sequence ATGCATGACATCGACGAATTTCTGAAGAAGAACCGTGTCACCGAAATCGAAGCGATCATTCCGGATATGGCCGGGATCGCGCGCGGCAAGATCATTCCGCGCAGCAAATTCGAGTCCGGCGAGTCCATGCGCTTGCCGCAGGCGGTGATGATCCAGACCGTCACAGGGGACTATCCGGAAGACGGCACGCTCACCGGCGTCACCGATCCGGACATGGTCTGCGTGCCCGACCCGAGCACCATCCGCATGATTCCGTGGGCCGTCGATCCGACCGCCCAGGTGATCCACGATTGCGTTCACTTCGACGGCACACCGGTCGCGATCTCGCCGCGCCGCGTACTGCGCCGCGTGCTCGAACTCTACAAGGCCAAGGGCTGGAAGCCGGTCATCGCGCCCGAGCTCGAGTTCTACCTGGTCGACATGAACAAGGATCCGGACCTGCCGCTGCAACCGCCTATCGGCCGTACCGGCCGCCCGGAAACCGGCCGTCAGGCGTATTCGATCGAAGCGGTCAACGAATTCGATCCGCTCTTCGAAGACATCTACGAATACTGCGAGGTGCAGGAGCTGGAAGTCGATACGCTGATTCACGAAGTCGGCGCCGCGCAGATGGAAATCAACTTCATGCACGGCGATCCGCTCAAGCTCGCCGACAGCGTGTTCCTGTTCAAGCGCACCGTCCGTGAAGCCGCGCTGCGCCACAAGATGTACGCGACCTTCATGGCCAAGCCGATGGAAGGCGAACCGGGTTCGGCGATGCACATGCATCAAAGTCTCGTCGACGAAGAAACCGGCCACAACCTCTTCACCGGCGCCGATGGCAAGCCGACCACCTTGTTCACGAGCTATATCGCCGGTTTGCAGAAGTACACGCCTGCGCTGATGCCTATTTTCGCGCCGTACATCAACTCGTATCGCCGCCTGTCGCGCTTCATGGCCGCGCCGATCAACGTGGCATGGGGTTACGACAACCGCACGGTGGGCTTCCGGATTCCGCATTCGGGGCCGGCCGCGCGCCGCATCGAAAACCGCATTCCTGGCGTGGACTGCAACCCGTATCTGGCGATTGCAGCGACGCTCGCCGCCGGCTACCTCGGCATGACGCAGCAACTCGAAGCCACCGAGCCGCTGCTCAGCGACGGCTACGAATTGCCGTATCAGCTGCCGCGCAATCTCGAAGAGGGCCTCACGTTGATGGGCGCCTGTGAGCCGATCGCCGAAGTACTCGGCGAAAAGTTCGTCAAGGCGTACCTCGCCCTGAAAGAAACCGAATACGAAGCGTTCTTCCGCGTGATCAGTTCGTGGGAACGCCGGCATTTGCTGCTGCACGTGTAA
- a CDS encoding ABC transporter permease subunit, with protein MSNPTTSSAALGAPSGSRVPGSLKKRLSMLLPSGRATVIGVPFLWLAVFFALPFVLVLKISFADLRLGIPPYTDLVTVKDGMVHFAMQLSHYAFLLQDDLYVATYISSLKMAAVSTFFCLLIGYPIAYYIARSEPTKRNLLMMGVMLPFWTSFLIRVYAWIGILKDDGLLNHTLMAIGMIHSPLRLYHTDIGVYIGMVYSYLPFMVMPLYAHLVKMDLTLLEAAYDLGCKPWTAFTRITLPLSKNGIIAGSLLVFIPAVGEYVIPELLGGADTLMIGRVMWDEFFNDMDWPMASAVTVAMVLLLLVPMAVFQYYQVKELEGAK; from the coding sequence ATGAGCAATCCCACTACCTCCTCCGCGGCGCTCGGCGCGCCGTCCGGCAGCCGTGTGCCCGGCTCGCTGAAAAAACGCCTGTCGATGCTGCTGCCCTCGGGCCGCGCGACCGTGATCGGCGTGCCGTTCCTCTGGCTCGCGGTGTTCTTCGCGTTGCCGTTCGTGCTGGTGCTGAAGATCAGTTTCGCCGATCTGCGTCTGGGCATTCCGCCCTACACGGATCTCGTGACGGTCAAGGACGGCATGGTGCATTTCGCCATGCAGCTCAGCCACTACGCGTTCCTGCTGCAGGACGATCTGTACGTCGCCACGTATATCAGCTCGCTGAAGATGGCCGCGGTCTCGACCTTCTTTTGCCTGCTGATCGGCTATCCGATTGCGTACTACATCGCCCGTTCCGAGCCGACCAAACGCAACCTGCTGATGATGGGCGTGATGCTGCCCTTCTGGACCTCGTTCCTGATTCGTGTCTATGCATGGATCGGCATCCTGAAGGACGACGGACTGCTCAATCACACGCTGATGGCGATCGGCATGATTCATTCGCCGTTGCGCCTCTACCACACGGATATTGGCGTCTATATCGGCATGGTTTATTCGTACCTGCCCTTCATGGTGATGCCGTTGTATGCGCACCTCGTGAAGATGGATCTGACGCTGCTCGAAGCGGCCTACGACCTCGGTTGCAAACCGTGGACGGCCTTCACGCGCATCACGTTGCCGCTGTCGAAGAACGGCATTATCGCCGGCAGTCTGCTGGTGTTCATTCCGGCGGTCGGCGAGTACGTGATTCCGGAACTGCTCGGCGGCGCCGACACGCTGATGATCGGCCGTGTGATGTGGGATGAATTCTTCAACGATATGGACTGGCCGATGGCATCCGCAGTGACGGTCGCCATGGTTCTACTGCTGCTCGTGCCGATGGCCGTGTTCCAGTACTACCAGGTCAAGGAACTGGAGGGCGCGAAATGA
- a CDS encoding gamma-glutamyl-gamma-aminobutyrate hydrolase family protein: MRTKPLVGISADRTMMGVHPSHVVGEKYIAAIVDGSQALAMLLPALGERQSAADVLATVDGLLFTGSYSNVEPHRYGGAPSTPGTLHDAARDATTLPLMRAAIAAGVPVLAVCRGFQEMNVVFGGTLHQSVHAVAGLNDHRENKEDDLDVQYAPSHSITLTQGGLLQRLAGGTNEARVNSLHGQGVERLGVGLMAEATAPDGLIEAVSVKDARAFALGVQWHPEWKHATDALSTAIFRAFGDACRDRMRTKAGYGAASAAATHA; encoded by the coding sequence ATGCGAACCAAACCCCTCGTCGGCATCAGCGCCGACAGAACGATGATGGGAGTCCACCCGTCGCACGTGGTCGGCGAGAAGTACATCGCCGCGATCGTGGACGGCTCACAGGCGCTGGCCATGTTGCTGCCGGCGCTCGGCGAGCGGCAGTCCGCCGCGGACGTGCTCGCGACGGTCGACGGCCTGCTGTTTACCGGCAGCTATTCGAACGTCGAGCCGCACCGCTACGGCGGCGCGCCCAGCACGCCGGGTACGCTGCACGACGCCGCTCGCGATGCGACGACGCTGCCGCTCATGCGCGCGGCGATCGCCGCCGGTGTGCCGGTGCTGGCCGTCTGCCGGGGCTTCCAGGAAATGAACGTGGTTTTTGGCGGGACGCTGCATCAAAGCGTTCACGCGGTGGCCGGCCTGAACGACCATCGCGAGAACAAGGAAGACGACCTCGACGTGCAATACGCACCGTCGCATTCGATCACGCTGACGCAGGGCGGCTTGTTACAGCGCCTCGCGGGCGGCACGAATGAAGCGCGTGTGAATTCATTGCACGGTCAAGGCGTCGAGCGGCTGGGCGTCGGCCTCATGGCCGAAGCCACCGCGCCGGATGGCCTGATTGAAGCGGTGAGCGTGAAAGATGCGCGCGCCTTCGCGCTGGGTGTGCAGTGGCACCCGGAGTGGAAGCATGCCACCGACGCGCTTTCCACCGCGATCTTTCGTGCGTTCGGCGACGCCTGCCGCGATCGAATGCGCACCAAGGCCGGCTATGGCGCGGCATCCGCCGCTGCCACGCATGCCTGA
- a CDS encoding polyamine ABC transporter substrate-binding protein — MSVSHLRHAVAGAALLAFTGFAALSVTPALAADTELNVYNWSDYIAKDTIPNFEKQDGIKVKYDNYDSDDTLQAKLLAGSSGYDIVVPTSNYMAKQIQAGVYQKLDKSKLPNLANLDPVLMKMIADADPGNQYGVPWAYGTDGIGYNVQAVQKALGANAPVDSWALIFDPANLSKLKSCGVSILDQAVDVFAATLQYMHKDPNSTNPADYQAAFEVLKKIRPYITQFNSSGYINDLANNDVCVAFGWSGDVGIASRRTEEAKRSYQIKFSNVKEGGLLWFDVMVIPKDAPHPEAALKWINYISDPKVNAAITNEVFYPTANKAARQFVTPAVAQDKTVYPGDEVLSKMTLMKPMPTDILRLENRLWAQLKTGH; from the coding sequence ATGAGCGTTAGTCATCTTCGTCATGCGGTCGCGGGGGCCGCGCTTCTCGCCTTCACCGGTTTTGCGGCGCTGTCGGTGACGCCGGCCCTTGCGGCCGACACGGAACTGAATGTGTACAACTGGTCGGACTACATCGCGAAGGACACGATTCCGAACTTCGAGAAGCAGGACGGCATCAAGGTCAAATACGACAACTACGATAGCGACGACACGTTGCAGGCCAAGCTGCTTGCCGGCAGTTCCGGCTACGACATCGTGGTGCCGACGTCGAATTACATGGCCAAGCAGATTCAGGCCGGCGTGTACCAGAAGCTCGACAAATCGAAGCTGCCGAACCTCGCCAATCTCGACCCCGTGCTGATGAAGATGATCGCGGACGCGGACCCGGGCAACCAGTACGGCGTGCCTTGGGCATACGGTACGGACGGCATCGGCTATAACGTGCAAGCCGTGCAGAAAGCGCTCGGCGCCAATGCGCCGGTGGACAGCTGGGCACTGATCTTCGATCCGGCCAATCTCTCCAAGCTGAAAAGCTGCGGCGTATCGATCCTCGACCAGGCCGTCGACGTCTTCGCCGCCACGCTGCAATACATGCACAAGGATCCGAACAGCACGAATCCCGCCGACTACCAGGCCGCATTCGAAGTGCTGAAGAAGATCCGCCCGTATATCACCCAATTCAATTCGTCGGGCTATATCAACGACCTCGCCAACAACGACGTATGCGTCGCATTCGGCTGGTCGGGCGACGTCGGCATCGCGAGCCGCCGTACCGAAGAAGCCAAGCGTTCGTACCAGATCAAGTTCTCGAACGTGAAGGAAGGGGGCCTGCTCTGGTTCGACGTGATGGTGATTCCGAAAGATGCGCCGCATCCCGAAGCCGCGTTGAAATGGATCAACTACATTTCGGACCCGAAGGTCAACGCCGCCATCACCAACGAGGTGTTCTACCCTACCGCGAACAAGGCCGCGCGCCAGTTCGTGACGCCTGCTGTCGCACAGGACAAGACCGTTTATCCGGGCGATGAAGTGTTGAGCAAGATGACGCTGATGAAGCCGATGCCGACCGACATTCTGCGCCTTGAAAACCGTCTTTGGGCCCAGCTCAAAACCGGCCATTAA
- a CDS encoding ABC transporter ATP-binding protein: MNSTTLNSAAGATQMARPAATAKSKADEFVRIENVVKKFGDSTAVDNVNLSIAKNELFALLGSSGCGKSTLLRMLAGLETVTSGRIFVDGEDLAAMPPYKRPVNMMFQSYALFPHMSVEANIAFGLKQEGTPKNEIRERVADALNLVQMSKYAQRKPHQLSGGQQQRVALARSLVKRPKLLLLDEPMSALDKKIRQKTQLELVNIIEKVDVTCVMVTHDQEEAMTMAGRLAVMSEGRIVQIGSPSQVYEFPNSRFSAEFIGSTNLFEGTVVADEPDHIFVESEDLESRIYVSHGITGPLGMLVGISVRPERIKVSLDKPSTPHNWARGVVSDVAYMGSYSLYHVRLPSGKTVVSNLSSSHLMAEGAPSYNDDVFVYWSPASGVVLTQ, encoded by the coding sequence ATGAACTCGACGACCTTAAACAGTGCCGCCGGCGCCACCCAGATGGCTCGCCCCGCAGCGACGGCAAAATCGAAAGCGGACGAATTCGTTCGGATCGAAAATGTCGTGAAGAAATTCGGCGACAGCACCGCTGTCGACAACGTCAACCTGAGCATCGCCAAGAACGAGTTGTTCGCGCTGCTCGGCAGCTCCGGCTGCGGCAAGTCCACGCTCCTGCGCATGCTCGCGGGGCTCGAGACGGTCACGTCCGGACGCATTTTCGTCGACGGCGAAGATCTCGCCGCGATGCCGCCGTACAAGCGGCCGGTCAATATGATGTTCCAGTCGTACGCCCTCTTCCCGCACATGAGCGTGGAGGCGAACATCGCCTTCGGCCTGAAGCAGGAAGGCACGCCGAAAAACGAAATCAGGGAACGCGTGGCCGATGCGCTCAATCTCGTGCAGATGAGCAAGTACGCGCAACGCAAGCCGCATCAACTGTCAGGCGGCCAGCAGCAGCGTGTGGCGCTCGCCCGTTCGCTCGTCAAGCGCCCCAAGCTGCTGCTGCTCGACGAGCCGATGTCGGCGCTCGATAAAAAAATCCGCCAGAAGACCCAGCTCGAACTCGTGAACATCATCGAAAAGGTCGACGTGACCTGCGTGATGGTCACGCACGACCAGGAAGAAGCGATGACCATGGCCGGACGCCTCGCCGTGATGAGCGAAGGCCGCATCGTGCAGATCGGCTCGCCGAGCCAGGTCTACGAGTTTCCGAATAGCCGCTTCTCCGCCGAATTCATCGGCTCGACCAACCTGTTCGAAGGCACGGTGGTCGCGGATGAGCCAGACCACATCTTTGTGGAAAGCGAAGACCTCGAATCGCGCATTTATGTGAGCCACGGCATTACCGGGCCGCTCGGCATGCTGGTCGGCATCTCCGTGCGTCCGGAGCGCATCAAGGTCTCGCTCGACAAGCCGTCCACACCGCACAACTGGGCGCGCGGCGTGGTGTCGGATGTCGCGTACATGGGCAGCTATTCGCTGTATCACGTGCGTCTGCCGAGCGGCAAAACCGTCGTGTCGAATCTCTCCAGCTCGCATCTGATGGCCGAAGGTGCGCCCTCCTATAACGACGACGTGTTCGTCTACTGGTCGCCGGCTAGCGGCGTGGTGCTGACGCAATGA
- a CDS encoding ABC transporter permease subunit has product MIKPNKTLSNSVLTFGFLFLYIPIISLVVYSFNESKLVTVWSGFSLKWYGALLHDGELLNAAWLSLKIGLLTACASVVIGTWAGFVLARFGRFRGFTLFAGMINAPLVIPEVIQGISLLLLFVALEQMLGWPKGRGLFTIWIGHVMLCVSYVAIIVQSRVKELNKSLEEAALDLGATPFKVFFLITLPLISQALMSGWLLSFTLSFDDLVLSAFLSGPGSTTLPLVVFSRVRLGLNPEMNALATIFITTVTIGVIAVNRWMQLRERKRNRDMQMAFALAEAADPLPSAPQQAAVRKSLDTARA; this is encoded by the coding sequence ATGATCAAGCCTAATAAGACGCTGTCCAATAGCGTGCTGACATTCGGATTTCTGTTTCTTTACATTCCGATCATCAGCCTGGTGGTGTATTCGTTCAACGAATCGAAGCTCGTCACGGTGTGGTCCGGCTTCTCGCTCAAATGGTACGGCGCGCTGTTGCACGACGGCGAACTGCTGAATGCCGCATGGCTTTCGCTGAAGATCGGTCTGTTGACCGCGTGCGCTTCCGTTGTGATCGGCACATGGGCCGGATTCGTGCTCGCGCGCTTCGGACGCTTTCGCGGCTTCACGCTGTTCGCCGGCATGATCAACGCGCCGCTCGTGATTCCGGAAGTGATTCAGGGTATCTCGCTGCTGTTGCTGTTCGTCGCGCTCGAACAAATGCTCGGTTGGCCGAAGGGCCGCGGGCTCTTCACGATCTGGATCGGCCACGTCATGCTGTGCGTGTCGTATGTGGCGATCATCGTGCAATCGCGTGTGAAAGAGCTCAACAAGTCGCTCGAAGAAGCCGCGCTCGACCTCGGCGCCACGCCTTTCAAGGTGTTCTTCCTGATCACGCTGCCGCTCATCTCGCAGGCGCTGATGTCGGGCTGGCTGCTGTCGTTCACGCTTTCTTTCGACGACCTCGTGCTCTCCGCGTTCCTGTCCGGCCCCGGCTCGACCACGCTGCCGCTCGTCGTGTTCTCGCGTGTGCGTCTCGGCCTGAATCCGGAAATGAATGCGCTCGCCACGATCTTTATCACCACCGTGACAATCGGCGTGATTGCCGTGAACCGCTGGATGCAGTTGCGCGAGCGCAAACGCAACCGCGACATGCAAATGGCTTTCGCCCTCGCCGAAGCCGCCGATCCCCTGCCCTCCGCTCCACAACAAGCCGCCGTACGGAAGTCGCTCGATACGGCACGTGCATAA
- a CDS encoding cupin domain-containing protein, with amino-acid sequence MSIEVATRLQYIRKKHGLSQRELAKRAGVTNGTISLIEQNRVSPSVGSLKKLLECIPMSLAEFFTFEVEAERSVVSRRADMPNLGNESIEFYLAGSSVKDRNMGILREVYQPLSDTGPEMLEHEGHEGGVVVSGQIELTVDGTTWLLDPGDSYYFESRLPHRFRNPSAEHLCEIVSANSPPTF; translated from the coding sequence ATGTCCATAGAAGTAGCAACCCGTCTGCAATACATCCGCAAGAAGCACGGCTTGTCCCAGCGTGAACTGGCGAAACGGGCGGGAGTGACGAACGGCACCATCTCGCTGATCGAACAGAATCGCGTGAGCCCCTCGGTCGGCTCGCTGAAGAAACTGCTCGAATGCATTCCCATGAGCCTCGCCGAGTTTTTCACCTTCGAAGTCGAAGCGGAGCGTTCGGTCGTGTCGCGCCGAGCGGATATGCCGAACCTCGGCAACGAGTCGATCGAGTTCTATCTCGCGGGTTCGAGCGTGAAGGACCGCAACATGGGAATTCTGCGCGAGGTCTATCAGCCGCTCTCGGACACGGGGCCGGAAATGCTGGAGCACGAAGGGCACGAGGGCGGGGTGGTGGTCAGCGGTCAGATCGAACTGACGGTGGACGGCACCACGTGGCTGCTCGACCCCGGTGACAGCTACTACTTCGAAAGCCGTCTTCCGCACCGTTTTCGCAATCCCAGCGCGGAGCATCTCTGCGAGATCGTGTCGGCCAATTCGCCGCCCACTTTCTGA